Proteins from one Corynebacterium testudinoris genomic window:
- a CDS encoding CPBP family intramembrane glutamic endopeptidase, protein MGNIDLRQVVLSQFRRVFLFFPRRYPKITSVDPGLVFGRKLSRPLGWIGLGGRQLGRTLLIGTGYGLACWLTVSLLQRLFNLGNGGTVSVLREGGVGTSVSATVTLLASVALIAPVCEELYFRAGIFRPLRDGFSKGAAVGSTRVRVSTLLAFLLSGVAFVSVHGGGAADIFLLFVLAAFFTLAYLTTSSLTGAVAAHAVNNIISLYGALAVMGNLQWWVWVVPAAGGIIAIAVSVALGGVFDKADNDASIAATHGTSS, encoded by the coding sequence ATGGGGAATATAGACCTTCGACAAGTCGTATTATCCCAGTTCAGAAGGGTATTTCTCTTTTTCCCACGCCGCTACCCCAAAATCACATCGGTGGATCCAGGCTTAGTGTTCGGTCGAAAGCTCTCGCGTCCCCTCGGATGGATTGGTTTGGGTGGCCGGCAGCTTGGCCGCACTCTCCTGATCGGGACCGGCTACGGGCTGGCCTGCTGGCTCACTGTGAGCCTCTTGCAGCGCCTGTTCAACCTCGGAAATGGCGGAACGGTCAGTGTGCTCCGTGAGGGCGGTGTCGGAACGAGCGTGTCTGCGACCGTGACTCTTCTAGCCAGCGTCGCGCTAATAGCTCCAGTGTGTGAGGAATTGTACTTTCGTGCGGGGATTTTTCGGCCACTCCGTGATGGATTTTCAAAGGGAGCAGCTGTTGGGTCTACCCGGGTACGGGTATCGACGCTCCTGGCATTCCTTCTCAGCGGCGTCGCCTTTGTGAGCGTGCACGGGGGAGGAGCCGCAGACATCTTTCTTTTGTTTGTGCTCGCGGCTTTCTTCACTCTTGCCTATCTGACCACAAGTTCTTTGACAGGCGCCGTCGCGGCGCACGCGGTAAACAACATCATCTCCCTGTATGGGGCGCTCGCGGTCATGGGGAACCTCCAGTGGTGGGTATGGGTTGTGCCCGCTGCGGGCGGGATAATCGCAATTGCCGTGTCGGTAGCGCTAGGCGGCGTGTTCGACAAGGCCGACAATGACGCGAGCATTGCCGCCACTCATGGAACCTCATCGTAG